A part of Candidatus Bathyanammoxibius amoris genomic DNA contains:
- the rpoB gene encoding DNA-directed RNA polymerase subunit beta: MEVRDYGKTKNLVEIPNLTSIQTDAYGGFLQADVPASRRKSKGLEAILKEIFPIKSYDDLVSLEYVKYELSKARYSPEECRQLRLTYGRPLRLRLRLTFKERGECVEEDVYVGEMPIMIGGGEFIINGTERVIVTQLHRSPGVDFLEEVQTEKRRHSCRIIPERGSWVEIEVGKKDVLNVRIDQSGRFPATCFLRAMGEEFSRNEDIIRLFYETETVRLTNPAKLKQNYSAQTVFDPKTGEVVLKAGVLITEGIIDDLAKLGQKELEIVKTAEDLLVLSSLQDDKTGSHEEALLKLYVRFRPGNPPHLDKAKQLFYEKFFDPKRYRLGSVGRFRLNRKFNQDIGANEMTLQKDDIVNSIKYIIKLRKGGGAVVDDIDHLGNRRLRTIDELVGEELRRGFLKLRRTVQERMSGKELDQLTPRVLINSKTIMSTIDYFFSRGELSQVLDQTNPLAQLTHERRLSALGPGGLNRKRAGFEVRDVHISHYGRICPIETPEGTNIGLIASLSIYATVDPYGFLVTPYQKVRNGKPTGNVEYLRADEEEGKYLVPMDAMAASNGKRGQLTDEVLTRYNGDFYMTESSKINYIDVSPKQLVGVSASLIPFLEHSDANRALMGSNMQRQAVPLLKTAPPIVATGMEKVVAQNSSMVICARKSGVVTAVDAEHIVIDDHDEYHLRKFVGSNEGTCLNQRPIVREGQSVKKGQVIADGAATSGGELSLGCDVLVAFLVWDGYNFEDAIVVSEKLLKDDMFTSIHREDFEAEVRETKLGREEFTRDIPSVSEKALKNLDEHGVVLGGTKVGPGDILVGKIAPKSRGELSPEEKLLYAIFGRAGEDVRNESLEVPSGIEGTVLGTQGFSRRAYLSEQERKKINQQISDTEQKYGREISREFIAMVQAIQKETRKPLVDTQTLQEFVVRVGMPSKRVLELEEAFNVENIKFSSKEARSAAIATSKPSIDKIESLKDERDRKINQLKRGDELPSGVLEVAKVSLATRRRLSVGDKMAGRHGNKGVIAKVLPEEDMPFLEDGTPVQVLLNPLGVPSRMNVGQILETHLGWAAKHLGFQAVTPVFEGAKESEIKATLKEAGLQEDGKVTMYDGRTGEPFEQKVTVGYMYMMKLHHLVDDKVHARATGPYSLITQQPLGGKARFGGQRFGEMEVWALEAYGAAYNLQELLTVKSDDVEGRTKIYESMVKGENCLEAGTPASFDVLSKEVQGLCLNLHLEKKGL; encoded by the coding sequence ATGGAAGTACGTGATTATGGAAAAACCAAAAACCTGGTAGAGATTCCCAACCTCACCAGTATCCAGACAGATGCGTATGGCGGGTTCTTGCAGGCCGACGTCCCCGCCTCGAGGAGGAAGAGCAAGGGGCTTGAGGCCATACTCAAGGAGATTTTCCCCATCAAAAGCTATGACGACCTGGTGTCGCTAGAGTATGTCAAGTATGAACTGAGCAAGGCCAGGTATAGCCCTGAAGAGTGCCGGCAGCTCCGTCTTACGTATGGAAGACCCCTCAGGCTGCGGCTCCGCCTAACGTTTAAGGAAAGGGGAGAGTGCGTCGAGGAGGATGTTTATGTGGGCGAGATGCCGATTATGATAGGGGGCGGAGAATTCATCATAAACGGCACCGAGAGGGTTATAGTAACACAACTTCATCGTTCACCCGGCGTAGATTTCTTAGAGGAGGTACAGACCGAAAAGAGGCGGCATTCCTGCAGGATAATCCCTGAAAGAGGAAGCTGGGTAGAGATAGAGGTTGGCAAGAAAGACGTGCTTAACGTGCGCATAGACCAGAGCGGACGGTTCCCCGCGACGTGTTTCCTGAGGGCGATGGGAGAAGAATTCTCAAGAAACGAAGACATAATCCGGCTCTTTTATGAAACAGAGACGGTAAGGCTTACAAACCCCGCCAAGCTGAAGCAGAATTATTCCGCCCAGACGGTATTCGACCCAAAGACCGGCGAAGTAGTGCTGAAGGCGGGTGTTCTAATCACTGAAGGCATTATCGACGATCTGGCTAAACTCGGACAAAAAGAGTTGGAAATAGTAAAGACAGCCGAAGACCTTCTGGTGCTCAGTTCGCTGCAGGACGATAAGACCGGTTCACACGAAGAGGCGTTGTTGAAGCTGTATGTCAGGTTCAGACCGGGCAACCCTCCGCATTTGGACAAGGCGAAGCAGCTCTTTTACGAAAAATTTTTCGACCCGAAAAGATACAGGCTCGGCTCGGTGGGCCGGTTCCGGTTGAACCGGAAATTCAATCAGGACATCGGCGCAAACGAGATGACCCTCCAGAAGGACGATATAGTAAATTCCATTAAGTATATAATAAAGCTGCGTAAGGGCGGGGGTGCCGTCGTGGATGACATTGACCACCTCGGGAATCGCCGTTTGCGGACCATTGACGAACTGGTGGGCGAGGAGCTTCGCAGGGGCTTTCTCAAACTGCGCAGAACGGTTCAGGAAAGGATGAGCGGTAAAGAGCTCGACCAGCTCACCCCCAGGGTATTAATCAACTCCAAGACCATTATGTCTACGATAGACTATTTCTTCAGCCGTGGCGAACTCTCTCAGGTCCTGGACCAGACCAACCCGCTTGCCCAGCTTACTCATGAGAGGCGCCTGAGTGCCCTGGGGCCGGGGGGACTCAACCGTAAGAGGGCCGGCTTTGAGGTCAGGGACGTACACATCTCCCACTACGGCAGGATATGCCCCATCGAGACCCCGGAAGGCACCAATATTGGTCTTATTGCGTCACTAAGCATATATGCGACCGTTGACCCTTACGGGTTCCTGGTCACACCATATCAGAAGGTCAGAAACGGCAAACCGACCGGGAACGTAGAGTATCTCAGGGCCGACGAGGAAGAGGGCAAATACCTGGTACCGATGGATGCCATGGCTGCCTCAAATGGGAAACGCGGTCAACTGACCGACGAGGTGCTCACCAGATATAACGGGGATTTCTATATGACGGAATCCTCGAAGATCAATTATATAGACGTTTCTCCCAAGCAGTTAGTAGGCGTGTCGGCCAGTCTGATTCCGTTTCTTGAACACAGCGACGCAAACCGCGCACTCATGGGTTCAAACATGCAGCGCCAGGCCGTCCCGCTGCTGAAGACTGCGCCGCCCATAGTGGCTACAGGGATGGAAAAGGTCGTGGCACAGAACTCCAGCATGGTTATATGTGCCAGGAAGTCCGGCGTCGTTACGGCAGTTGACGCCGAACATATAGTTATTGACGACCATGACGAATATCATCTCAGGAAGTTTGTGGGGTCTAACGAAGGTACCTGTCTCAACCAGAGGCCCATTGTCAGAGAAGGCCAATCGGTAAAGAAGGGGCAGGTGATAGCGGACGGTGCGGCTACCAGCGGCGGCGAATTGAGCCTTGGGTGCGACGTGCTGGTGGCCTTTCTGGTCTGGGACGGTTACAACTTTGAAGACGCTATAGTCGTAAGCGAAAAGCTTCTGAAGGATGACATGTTTACCTCCATCCACAGGGAAGACTTCGAGGCTGAGGTCCGGGAAACAAAGTTGGGCCGGGAGGAGTTTACGAGAGACATACCAAGTGTCTCCGAAAAGGCCCTTAAGAACCTGGATGAGCATGGAGTGGTGCTGGGAGGAACGAAGGTCGGACCCGGTGACATCCTGGTGGGTAAGATAGCCCCGAAGAGCCGTGGTGAACTGTCCCCTGAGGAGAAACTCCTTTACGCGATCTTTGGACGTGCGGGTGAAGACGTGAGAAACGAGTCGCTGGAGGTGCCTTCCGGCATAGAAGGTACGGTTTTGGGTACTCAGGGATTCTCTCGAAGGGCTTATCTCTCGGAACAGGAGAGAAAAAAGATTAACCAGCAGATTAGCGACACGGAGCAAAAATATGGCAGAGAGATATCCAGGGAATTTATTGCCATGGTACAGGCTATCCAGAAGGAGACAAGGAAACCCCTGGTAGACACCCAGACGTTACAGGAATTCGTCGTGCGTGTCGGCATGCCTTCGAAGCGCGTCTTAGAGCTTGAGGAGGCCTTCAACGTCGAGAACATAAAGTTTTCCAGCAAGGAGGCAAGGAGCGCCGCGATTGCCACCTCGAAACCCTCTATCGATAAGATAGAGTCCCTCAAGGACGAGCGAGACAGAAAGATAAACCAGCTGAAGAGGGGTGACGAGCTTCCAAGCGGGGTATTAGAGGTAGCCAAGGTCTCATTGGCCACAAGGAGACGGCTGTCCGTTGGAGACAAGATGGCGGGAAGACACGGCAACAAGGGCGTAATCGCCAAGGTGTTGCCGGAAGAGGACATGCCGTTCCTTGAAGACGGCACCCCGGTGCAGGTACTGCTAAATCCTCTTGGTGTGCCTTCCAGGATGAACGTTGGGCAGATATTGGAGACCCATTTGGGCTGGGCCGCAAAGCATTTGGGTTTTCAGGCCGTTACACCCGTATTTGAGGGCGCCAAGGAATCCGAGATAAAGGCCACGTTGAAAGAGGCAGGGCTGCAGGAAGACGGAAAGGTCACCATGTACGACGGCCGTACGGGTGAGCCCTTCGAACAGAAAGTAACGGTTGGATACATGTACATGATGAAACTTCACCATCTGGTAGACGATAAGGTCCACGCACGCGCCACGGGGCCATACTCCCTGATAACACAGCAGCCCCTGGGAGGAAAGGCCCGCTTTGGAGGTCAGAGGTTTGGCGAGATGGAGGTTTGGGCCCTGGAGGCCTATGGCGCGGCCTACAATCTGCAGGAGCTTCTTACCGTTAAGAGTGACGATGTGGAGGGCAGAACCAAGATATACGAGTCTATGGTAAAAGGTGAAAACTGCCTGGAGGCCGGTACTCCGGCCTCGTTTGATGTACTTTCGAAGGAGGTACAGGGCCTCTGCCTTAACCTGCACCTGGAAAAGAAGGGTTTATAA
- the rplL gene encoding 50S ribosomal protein L7/L12 yields the protein MSAEEVKTEGSVATEESQVTYPKKINDILEMVGGLTLTEASDLVKAFEEKFDVKAMAAAPVAVAGGAGGAEAAAAEEKTSFDVILKAVGPNKIQVIKVVRAHTTLGLKEAKGLVDEAPKPVREDVSKEDADKIKKELEEAGASVEVK from the coding sequence ATGTCTGCCGAGGAGGTAAAAACAGAGGGTTCCGTCGCTACGGAGGAGAGTCAGGTTACCTACCCTAAGAAGATAAACGACATATTGGAGATGGTGGGTGGGCTTACGCTGACAGAGGCCTCTGATCTGGTAAAGGCCTTTGAGGAGAAGTTTGACGTCAAGGCCATGGCCGCTGCGCCGGTTGCGGTGGCTGGCGGTGCCGGTGGCGCTGAAGCTGCTGCCGCGGAGGAGAAGACGTCTTTTGATGTAATTCTAAAGGCCGTGGGACCGAACAAGATCCAGGTCATAAAAGTGGTCAGGGCACACACCACACTGGGCCTGAAAGAGGCAAAGGGTCTGGTGGATGAGGCGCCCAAGCCCGTCAGGGAAGATGTTTCCAAAGAAGATGCTGATAAGATAAAGAAAGAGCTCGAAGAAGCCGGAGCCAGCGTCGAAGTAAAATAG